The following are encoded together in the Pseudoalteromonas piscicida genome:
- a CDS encoding endonuclease, with product MKHGKYINLILSSCCSILSLSAAAEVTNGSFESWSGQVPSGWTTIDSGITLTSVTTPVKDGNLAAAVQVATATQSSTDLQQQVNVEAGKSYQFSTWVYHTEGGVKARLVVDGYHGYSDQFNVGQWQQLSYTYTATSTTAINVGLRFYDGSGFDGNETIYVDGFGPTSTTPEPPQSCQNNSVNLALVTDNYGSETSWQITNSTNTTVASGSGYSNNQSVNENLCLADGSYTFTILDSYGDGICCTNGHGQYTLTHASTTLASGGQFSNRQDHTFTLGTTTPPPSGDGYYASTVGLNGYALKTELHQIIRNHQSQGYSAIWSFIDQNERDRYFEKDNTILDRYSEKPTANDSITYVSTGSQCGSYRSEGDCYNREHSFPKSWFGGQVEPMNSDIHHIFASDGYVNSKRSNYPFGEVGSASYTSSNGSRLGSASGINYSGTVFEPIDNFKGDFARAYFYMATRYQNVIANWQNNTSYSNAVLNGTQNQVFETWVVNMLKRWHNEDPVDALEQARNQAAYEFQGNRNPFVDHPEFVEAIW from the coding sequence ATGAAACACGGGAAATATATAAACCTAATACTCAGTTCTTGTTGCTCAATTCTCAGCTTAAGCGCTGCTGCAGAAGTTACAAATGGCAGTTTCGAAAGCTGGAGTGGTCAAGTACCAAGTGGATGGACGACGATAGACTCGGGCATTACACTTACCTCGGTTACTACGCCAGTAAAAGACGGTAATCTTGCCGCAGCGGTGCAGGTAGCCACAGCAACGCAAAGTAGCACAGACTTACAACAGCAAGTGAACGTTGAAGCGGGTAAAAGCTATCAATTTAGCACTTGGGTCTATCACACGGAAGGCGGCGTCAAAGCACGTTTAGTGGTGGACGGCTATCATGGCTATTCAGATCAGTTCAATGTTGGTCAGTGGCAACAGCTTAGCTATACCTATACCGCAACCTCAACGACCGCGATTAATGTTGGCTTGCGTTTTTACGATGGTAGTGGTTTTGATGGTAATGAAACCATCTACGTTGACGGCTTTGGTCCAACTTCTACTACACCAGAGCCACCTCAGAGCTGTCAAAATAATAGTGTCAACCTCGCTTTGGTGACCGACAATTATGGTAGCGAAACGAGCTGGCAAATTACTAATTCTACCAATACAACGGTTGCTAGTGGTAGTGGCTATAGTAATAATCAATCGGTAAACGAAAACCTATGCCTTGCAGACGGTAGTTATACCTTTACGATTTTAGATAGCTACGGTGATGGGATTTGTTGCACCAATGGTCATGGCCAATACACCTTAACGCATGCGAGTACAACGCTTGCTTCCGGCGGCCAGTTCAGTAACCGTCAAGATCATACCTTTACGCTTGGCACAACCACGCCTCCGCCCTCCGGCGATGGTTACTATGCCTCGACTGTAGGACTTAATGGTTACGCACTAAAAACAGAGCTACACCAGATTATTCGTAACCACCAATCACAAGGTTATTCTGCAATTTGGAGTTTTATCGATCAGAATGAGCGCGACCGCTATTTTGAAAAAGATAACACTATATTAGATCGCTATTCTGAAAAACCAACCGCAAACGACAGCATCACTTATGTCTCCACCGGATCACAATGCGGCAGTTACAGAAGTGAAGGCGATTGTTATAACCGTGAGCACTCTTTCCCTAAATCTTGGTTTGGCGGTCAAGTAGAGCCGATGAATTCAGATATCCATCATATTTTTGCTTCCGATGGCTATGTAAATTCGAAGCGCAGTAACTATCCATTTGGTGAAGTAGGAAGTGCCTCTTATACTTCAAGTAACGGTAGTCGCCTAGGTTCAGCATCTGGCATTAACTACAGCGGTACCGTGTTTGAGCCAATTGACAATTTCAAAGGTGACTTTGCTCGTGCCTACTTCTATATGGCAACGCGTTATCAAAATGTGATTGCAAATTGGCAGAATAATACCAGCTACAGCAATGCTGTCCTCAATGGCACACAAAACCAAGTATTCGAAACTTGGGTCGTCAACATGCTAAAAAGATGGCATAACGAAGATCCTGTCGATGCCCTAGAGCAAGCGCGCAACCAAGCAGCATACGAATTTCAGGGTAACCGAAATCCATTTGTAGACCATCCAGAGTTTGTCGAAGCAATTTGGTAA